The sequence TTGATTATCGGAGGCTACACAGCCCTTTCTCTAGTGTGGGCGTATATCTCTTACAAAGTTGTTATTGCTGATACACTAATAAAATCGCTTTCGGGCACAACAGGTAATATATTTCTACACGCCTCTTGTCAAATAAGGATTCCGGCACCGGGGAAACTGCGCAGTGGGGCACAAttaaggaggagaaggaagacaaAGAAGGCCGTTATTTATGTTCTGTTCTAGTATCAAAACTTTCCGTGGTGGGGCAGAGTGCATGGCTGCTGGCATTTGTTTTAGCCTTTGCTGAATAGATTTTCTGAGTGGAGTCGCTCACAAATGTACTTTTATTTAGAATTATGAAATCGCGTATGATTATGGTTGTTACAAGCCAAACGGCATGAAATAAACCTCTGAGAATTATGCGTTTGCTCTTTAGAAGAGAGCGGAACTTGGATTTCTTGAAAGGACGATTTTCTCCATGTTTAAAAGTGAATACGTTCTGAAGTTACTAAAAATAGTTGTAGTTTTTTATATTGGCAGTAATAACTACTACATtcaggagaaggaaaatgaattgTTTCATAAAGAACAGCTCACGAAAAGACTTCCGAGGTTAAATGCACAGTAAAACAACTTCAGGGATGGCAAGTTTTAGCATATGCTTTAGGAATTCAAATTTaggtggtcccgtggctaagactccatgctctcaactcacggacccgggttcgatccctgggcagggaattagTTCgcgtatgccacaactaagacctggaacagccaaacaaatatttgaaaaaagagaATTCTGATTTAGTCAGTGTTAAAATATATAGAAGCTCTTAGTTGATTCCCTTATAGTCAgtgaactatttaaaaaaattattaacctTTGCTAGTCTTCACAGTCTGGTTTTGTATTCTTggatttcattcagttcaaactTTCTAGAAATGTATTAGTTATAGTAGTAGTTATTTTAACTCTCTTAAGAAATGAGGCCTGCATTGCTTTCAGTGAACTCTCTGGTATCCGAAGAGTCAAGAAGGAACGGTTATCTGGTGAGCCCTGAGCTGGGACCAGGGAGGCATTGTTAAGTGTACAATTAAAGCTTGAATGTGTATCAATTCAACATGCACCTACCACTGTGTATGCTTATGTGTATGACGATTGTGCACAGAAGGATCTAATGATGCTGACTCCCATCTTAAAAAGTTGACTCCTGAAAGTAGAGAAAGATTGGTTTTAactctattccttttttttaGGTAACTGTTTACATGGGTAACAGTCATAGTAAATTTCTTTTCCAGATTGTTAATTATTGAGTAAGGAGAGAATTGTACAGATTTTTTGGTGTTAGCGGGGAAGGAAAATATAGAGCCCTTCTAAACTAGCCTTTAGAAATCTTTTAAGTAAGTATCTTGTCTTTTCTTGGGTAAACAACTTTACTCCTGTCTGTTTTGTGTCCTGATTCTTAGAATAGTGTTTTGCATGGAGTTGGCCCTCTGTTATAAATGAGCTATATCAGAAGTAAGTTAACATAATACAcaccgggacttccctggtggtccagtggctggaactctgtgctcccaaagcagaggaCCTAacttccatctctggttggggactagatcccacatggcgcAGCAGCTATGacttcacatgccacaactaagaccaggagcagccagataaataaataaaatattagaaaagcgTAATACAAACCAAATGCATACATTCCTGAGAAGATTAAAGGAGTTGAAGATgggtgaaaattttttttttgtctgcctaCTGTTTAAATGTTGTGTTTTTCTTCAGTGTTAGTTGAACGGTATTGGTGTCTGAGTAAAGGATATATGGCAGAATCTTGCTTCTGAAAACCTAAACATAATGTAAACTGAGACTGTATATCCTGATAGTGATAACAGATGATGAATGTTCTGATATATTAAGAGAAAATGAAGCTAAGGGAAGTAGGTCCAGAGGGAAGGTTTTGGTTAGCGATAGGAGCTTAAAAGGCGTGAGCTGTAAAACACTGCAGCAGATTGTAGGGAAAAAACCGGTTTCTCCTTTTACTGGCAGTACTTTCTGTGGAAGAGGACTGGTACCTTTCTGGCTGTTTATACTAGAGCTTTTCAGCAGGGTGATTTCtgaataataaaattgaaaaagaagtcaccttgggaattccctggcagtctagtggttaagactctgtgctttcgcTGTGTGGCCCAAGCCACAAGGCAtgactagaaaaaaagaaagggatcACTTTTTCTCTTGCAGTCTGCTCAGAGGTCTAGTGTGTTTCTCTTTGTATTTGCATGTGGTCTCTAGTCCAATTTTATTGGCAATAAAATAGTATTTTGATTCCTATCTAAGTCCTGTGTATATTTCTCTCTCAGTTTATAACTTGTAGGGGAGAGGAATGTGGTTGGTCTCTTCACAAATTCCAACGATGGCTTTTCTTCAGTTTGGAAAACAAATCTATTTGATTTAGGTGTTGTAGATGTTATCAATAGAAAGGTTTTGTGGATATTTGAAGAGGTAGTAGCTTAAGAGTTGAATAAAAATTTTGACAGgagtatttccttatttatttatttttggctgcgttggatctttgttgctttttctagctgtggcgagagagggggctactctctagttgcagtgcccagACTTCTcattgagcacaggctctagggtacagGCTCAGTACCTGTGATGCCCATGGcattggaatcttcctggaccagtgatcaaacccttgtcccctgcattggcaggcagattctttatcactggaccactaggaaagtcctcaGCAGAAGTATTTTGAATtgacttttgtgttttcattttagtaTAGCTGAGTGATTCTCATGATGGGTGGTAGATTTTGTCCCCTgcacaccccccaacacacaccccgAGAATATTTGGCAACTTCTGGAGAATATTTTGGTTGTTACAAATTgaaagggagaagaggagggtATAGAAACTGACATCTAGGGAGTGCAGTGGGTAGAGGGCAGGGATGCTGCTAAGCATCTTAAAATGCACAGGACAACCCCTCACCTTCACCCTAGCTAAAGAATTACCTGACTCAAATAATAATTGTGCTTGTGAAGAAACCCTGTTGATTCAAAATTTATCTGAATTTGTATTTGGCTTTACTGTTTCCTAATGTGTGACCCTGGCAAGTTGCTTGAAGTTAAAATAGAGCTAATAGTATGTTCCTCATAAAGCTGAGTTGTAGTGATGATAGAGTTGAGATGTAGTACCAAGCTTATTACCTGCCACATAGAAAATCTCAAAAACTGGTAACTTTCAGTTACTGGTATTACATTTGGAACATATCTTGATCTCTTATTTCTCATTTGAAATTAGAATTTGAGCAAATGAAATGATAATTAATAACCTCATTCTCATTATATGCTTGGGGAATGAGTGAGGAATTACTCCTTTTGATATTTGTGTTTAGCTCCAGTCTTGTTTTATGTTCTCAGATCTATAAGGCTTCTGCCATAAACAAGTAGCTTCTCATTGTAGATGTTTTTCCTTCATAGTTAAGATTTTTAAGCTAGATGGAAGATGGCTCTATATCTGTTGATTTTTAGCAAATGTTTAGTAATGTAACTGAATTCAGTTCTTTGAGTTGATTCCCATTTCCTTTTAGGTTTATGATTGAAGTAAATTTGCAGTGGTTTTGGCTCACATTAATTATATGTTCTTAGCCTCTTGGAGTAACTATTTTCATAACTGGGGTTTTGGTGCAGTTTTACATTTATGAAAGGTACAGGCAAATATCTGAACCTTCATAGACATTTGTAACTCTAAATATGAATTAgaacccatgtcttttttttttaacctcattgaAATATAATATTGTAGTCTGTATAGattctctttttctgtgtttctaaATGATGTGGCTATTGAGAGCTGACTTGTCATTGTGGTGGTCATATTACATAGCCTTTAGATAAGAAACAATTCACAGGGATGTTTCACAGACAAAATAGAGTCATTGGACTGTTAGTTACAGAGCTCTTATAAGGGGAAAAGATTCATGTCATATTTATGGCCAAGGGACAATTCAGCATTTTGTCTTGATAACtacactttaaaaagtattttattatgaTTGTTACACATATTTTTTAGTATAAGCTTCAGTTGTTTTATAAATGTTCACTTATTTTAGCTAATGGAAACCTTTGTTTACCCTTTATGTTGGTGCTGCCTCCTGTTTGGATAGAACAGTTTGAAGAGAGTCAGTGCCTGCGGCCAACAGATTGTGTTCTTTGTTTGGCACATTCTGTCTTTATACAGTGTAACATACACTCAGGATTttgtataaataataaattatgataatgctgaagaagcctcCATCTTTGAAAACTGGCTGGATCAGAAGTATACATGTGGGAAATACAGTGAAAGGCCAAAGGGAGACATTCAAAGAATGTtaaggaaactaaagaaaaaaaagtatgttaaTAACAGTTCTtatctttattatcttttttcaGACTtaatctagaaaagaaaaagctacAAAATATAACAGATTTTGCATACACACTTTTCTAATTCCTATGCAGAAAACATTATGACTACTAAATCAGTACTGGTGTTAGTTATCTTGCATGGCTTTTATGCCTACCGGTGATTAAATTGAGAAAAAAGAAGTATCTTTGAATctgctgatgtgtgtgtgtgtgtgtttataagtgGTCTGGAGTTCTGCCTGTCAGCTAATTTTAGAGAGCCTGCATAGTTGTTGGGAGACTGACTGTTTTCCCACTAAATGCTGTcattcagatatatatttttatatgtgtgtttatgcatatttgtcctttatttttgGTAGAAAATGATGCATCCTGTTGCCAGCAGTAATCCAGCTTTTTGTGGACCTGGCAAACCTTCCTGCCTCAATGAAGATGCCATGAGAGCTGCTGATCAGTTTGACATATATTCCTCCCAGCAAAACAAATACAGCCACACAGTCAGCCACAAACCAATGGTTTGTCAGAGGCAAGACCCATTAAATGAAACACACTTGCAGACTGCAGGTGGCAGAAGCATAGAGAtaaaagatgaactaaagaaaaagaaaaatctcaaccGATCTGGTAAGCGTGGCCGGCCTTCAGGAACCACCAAATCAGCAGGATACCGGACCAGCACAGGCAGACCCCTGGGAACCACCAAAGCGGCTGGATTTAAAACAAGCCCAGGCAGACCTTTGGGTACAactaaagctgcaggatacaaagtcaGCCCAGGGAGACCTCCAGGTAGCATTAAAGCTCTATCCCGTCTTGCCGATCTTGGCTATGGCTGTGGGACTGCTGCTTTTCCTTACCCTATGATACATGGTAGAGCTGTTCATGGGGTGGAGGAAACCAGCAGCGAAATCAAGCCAcccaatgaatgaatgaggcagGAAAGGAGGGCCAGGTTTAGAAGGAAGATCGTGGATAATCCCAAAGCTTCTTGGTTTTATTTCGACATACATGGTATGGCCTGGGCTTTCCAAATTTGTTttcccatttgattttttttttttttctgcttttgctcAGAAACTGTCATATGCTGACAGACGCACTCAAGGCATAAGCAGTGGCTTTGTATTTGTACATAGGTTCAAGTGTAACACCTATCTAAATcgtttttgcttttcctttagaGTTATGGTTGTATCTCAtttcattactattttttttgtCATTCTAAATGCTTTATGTGCTACATATTTGAAACCATTATACCTATTAGTTTGTGAAGTTAGCTTACAATATAATAAAGATAGTATCAAAGGTATTTTTAACTGATGGAACAAAGCAAATTAATGATTCAGGATTACTTGAGGTAGTGGCTGGAGGGTATTTTTTGGTAACATTTATGTTCATGAGACAGGACACAGATATATGCTTTGGCATTTACATAGACTTCATatgttaaaaatcttatttttaatgttctaGGTTTAAACAGTTTCTTATTTATTGATCTACATGGCATTAATTGATTTAACCATTATTTCTTTAACAGTTCTTTAGCATTTGCCTTTCAGCCATGTTTAGGTTGTGTAGTTTTTAATTGCCTAACAGCATGTATACCAAACACTACAAACAATtcatatttacaaaaaaattaaactttttaataaaaactgCACATTACATTTTTGGTGAAATACAATGCATTCTGAGAATAGCATATTtaatataatagaaaaagaaatattcttaaGGCCTGCATGTTGCTATAGTTAATACATTTTACCTTTTATATACTTAGTTATAAAGCATTATGCTTAAAACACTGTTTAataatgttcatttatttaaaaatatttttaaattttttctgataAATTGTCCCATTGCATTAGCACTTACTGTTGGTTTCAGGTCTATATCTACCAAAGGACAAAAATTGAATGGTAGACTGTAAAACTGGTACAAACAAGATGCAGTTTTCTGACTGTCAGAACCCAAATATTAAGAAATAGGAATCAATCTATGCATGAAACATGTAAGAAATATGTTGATTAGTTTAATTAAAAATCTCATCGTGGCTCTAATAAGACCACTTcatccaaaataaatttttttccaacAGATTTTCCTTTAGAAGCaagataggaaaggaaaaaaaaacattgggCAGACATGTATAGAAGGGACAGAGGGATATCTCTCGTTCCTCTTTTTGAAAGCAGTCTTcgttaatatacatttttatttattctgagtttgatctaaataaaatagattattataaactttggatttggggaaaaaaattccactGAATTTTAAAGTTAACTGTGGATGTATTTGTGAGCTTAAATGCCTTTGAAATTATAATGTAGGTTTGCAGGATccccagatttttaatctttgaaaattttaattttcaaagggcGCATGTTATGTTGCTTGGGTTTGCTCTCAGTTAATGCAAACTGGTTGCAAATGGATGTCATGTTTCATAACTGTTTTATCAGGAAAAAAGCAGCAAGCCTTCAGGTGTTCCAGCCATGCCAgacacaaagagctggactttaTGCTGCTCTTTACAGTAAGAGGTGTTGCATTTTATGTGGGGACCGTGTGCGCACTGGCTTCTAAGACAGTGACCTCAACAATTTTAGCTTTGCACAAACCATAGAGAGCAATGTTGGATGACTACATAATTAGTTGTAACATTCTGGCAGCTAAATTGCTATAACAGTTTCTTCTTGCAGAAGCTTAAAATACAAAACTTTTAATATGAATCTACTTAGAACAGTATAACTTCTGACACACACAGATGCTTACATCTCTATTCATATGTTCATCCATCCACTTTTATCATGTATTTGTCGTTCAGTTGTTTCCAAAGATGACGTTTTAGCAGTTGGCTGCTTAGAAGTCCTCCTTTGAATTCCTGAAAGCAGTTGTTAACTTTAATGTTCTCCCATAGAATTACATGTATCATAGTCAAGGGTGTGATTGTGTATTGTGTTTCAGAGTGTGCCCACTTGATGTttccctttcagttttattgTCTTTCCTGATTTTGTTGAACATGCCCTCTCTCCCTGCATTTTCCTACATTTGTTCCCCTCCCGGGTCTCCATCCTCCAGCACATCTACTCAgtggtgctgtgctgtgtgtcAGAAGATAAAGCAGATGAATTGTATGAAGAATCTCATATACAAGTTAATGAATGGTGAGATCAACTAAAGGAAGTTATGTCCATAACAGTGTTTTATTAATATCAGGAGCTatgttccaggaaaaaaaagtgatTGGATAACCCCATTTAGAAAgctgaattttctgttttatgaGAAGTTACCTGGAGTATTAGATCTGTATGCTGAGGAGCAtcttattctattttcttttatccttGTGAACAGTTTATTGGTGCCATGTTGAAGAGAAAGACATCTAAGTGATAACATGAATGAAGTCTtaacatagaaaatatttttacttctctaCAAAGACTATGTTGTGCATCTTTTGTAACACTGTCTCTTGTCATGATAAACACTGAAATAGCATGTTAAACAATTCCTTATACTTTAATATAATCAGCTGGGGAAAACTGGCTTTTCCCCCCCACTGTGTACTTGTTCCTTGAAAGGTAAATTGCTAATTTTATATTGTGTAATTCTGTTATTCACAAAATAGGTTTCACTATTCTATATTTAAACTGTTGGTCAGAAAATGATCTGCTATTCAAGTAAgtttgctttacttttttctttaaaaaatattttaacatgccTTATTTATTCTTATATCAATATATTAGGAGCTAATAcagatgaaattttcattttttgacagATATAACTTTGCATAACTAATCTTTAGTGTGGGATGATTTTGATACTATCTTTGGAGTTTTGcactggatattaaaaaaaattagcacaTTGTATTGGAAAAAAATAGGTATctgattaattttaaatatttggagatgttttaaaaatcagtgttttCAGTTATACTAAaaacttctttatattttttatttactttttaaaagaagcatcTGTTAAGGTAGTAAAGGTAATATTAATTCCAAACTGATGTTTGTGTgaatttacatgtattttttcatgaaataagtaactttttttaaaattaaggagcAAAAGGAATGATCTGGATCCATTTATTAGGTTAAAGGTGACTCATACAATGTAGGAAAAGCCAATGTATGAgctaaatgaaaacaacaacaacaacaacaacaaacttttatATTCTAAGAAGCTTTAAAAGAACAATTCAGGGGATGTTAACAATAACTGCTACTTTGTCAGTCATGGTCTATATATGCAGTAAAATTTTATGATCCGTATATAGTAAAACATAAGAATTCACAACAGTTGCTTGAAACGTTTTTTCCCTTTGACttaatatgtttttctctttattatgtcTTAACTATATGCTGTTAAACTCTAGGATGTATCTAaatctttcctttgctttctcccctTACTCTCCCCAAGTAGATAAATCTGTTCTCTCACatataatgtatttaattttggaaaatttaatGCTACAGTAAATCAAGTATGTGATTTATAGTAATCAGACCACTTTGATTCTTttagttttcagtttcatttttccaCAGATAATTATGGAGAAAATAATTACCGATTAACATATAAGCACGCTGTCCTCTGCTGTAAAAAGTCTGAATAGATACTGTGTATGTTTTTATGTCCATGAACTTGAGCTACTCGTGTGCAATTATGTGTATGGGAATGGAGTAGTGTTCATGATTTGTATCTACATCATCATATGGatgtatatttattaataaagtcATTACTTCAAAACCAACTGTGTTTACTACTCTATTTCTTAGAGTATTTCTTCCAAGTAGGGTAATTTTAAATGGTAAAAcccgggcagtccagtggttaagactctgtgcttccactgtgagCGGGAGTGGGTTAGTTCAagtgggtgtgggttcgatccctggttagggaactaagatctcacatgctgtgtagCGCagctgaaaaagtaaaaataaaaaaataagtaaatgctaATTACTCTTTTATAATTGGTAATTTTGTATTTTCGTTGGGTTGTGATTCCTAAAATCtgcctttctgtatttttttttcaaaatagtaattatttatataattgtaATTTAAACTTCTAACCTATAAGTGAGTCTCCTTCTAATTATCAAGATACTTCAGACTAATGGGTCTAATAAaggcttaattttttcttttttgtttgtaccGTATAgtgtgtaggatcttagttccctgaccagggattgaacctatgccccctactctgggaactcagagtcttaaccactaggctgCCAAGAAGTCCCTAAAGGCTTAAATTTAAATGTGCTTGAtccttttatctatttatttatttttcactgttatCACTGTTTATTTGACAATAGTTGGTTTAGTCTACAAGTTTAAGGCAAACATACTAATGCATTTGCTTTTCTTCAGAAATCATACTTATAAACAGTACATAAAGCCTGTCCCAAAACTTCTAAGAAATgttcattaattaaaataagtCTGATTAAGATGCTTTACCAGGATACAAGAGTGAACTATGGTCgtgtataatattttttttaacaaaatttaaaaaaaaggaaaaaaaggtaatGGCAATCCTTATCTTTGTTTAAACCATGTATTTTTGAAAGGGTTAAActtcagaaattatttaaagGTAAGTAAGATTGGCAGCCAAAAGGAATACTATTCATAAAATAAACACAGTTATAGAGGTTACTTAAAAAAGACAGAACTTTGGACTTCTGAAGAGGAGGAGGGCGTGATGATGGGCAATTGTCCGGGGTGCAGGTGCCACCACGCAGCCCGCAGACCCGTGGGTGGCACTGAtccattatttttcagaaaaaggaGAGGATACGCACTCTGTCAgctgtttcttttgtttccagTGAGCAGTAAATGCCTaacatcattaagaaaaaataaaatctgaaggaAGGCAGCCCTTTTTAACTGGAAGGCAAGTGTGGCTTATGTGTCTCCATTGAGCACTGCCAGGCAGTTCTGCAGCAACTGTAGATTACCCTTTGCATGCTTCAGTTGTAACTCTGCCAGTTCCACTAAATTTTTTCTGAATGCAGCAACTCTTGTCTTAAAATCTATAAGTTCTTGTTTTGCAGATTCAgatatgttttcaaatttctgACAACATAACTGTTGGGATGTTTCAGCCTGCAGAACATCTTTATTTTTCGCTCTTGCTTTTATCCAGTGCTTTATTGGCATTTTCATAATCCGCTAATGACCTAGATCTTCGATAGAGGAGATCCTTAGCAGCTTGGGATTCTctcaagtaatattttaaaaggtcagGAAGTTTGAGGTCCTCATCAGCTGACATTCGTGCTTCTATTTTTCTTGTCTTATCAAACAGTTctgaaactttaagaaaaaacCTAAGGTTAtaaagaagctctatactgtcagtgTGTTTTGACAAAAATATTCCAAAACGCCTGCTGGGTCAGCAGTAGTGTGTGTGCCCGAGTTTTGTGGGATCTTGAAAAATATGGAgtgcttcacgaatttgcgtgtcatgcttgcgcaggggccatgctaatcttctctgtatcgttccaattttagtatatgtgctgccgaagcgagcactgcTTGatccttttaatttaaaaagtttagaTATTAAACATGGCCAATTTTTTAGTGTTATCCTCAGGGATAGCAGCATGTACATATTTTATAACTGTCAAATATTggagatataaaaagaaaaatcctaattATTGGAATATATAATTACCTTTTCCACTTTCTCCAAATCGTACAGATCATCTCGAATAGAGATTGGCAAACTAAGACCCCCTGCCTGTTTTTGGACTAGCCATGCCCATTTGTTTACAAGTTGTCTCCAGGTGCTTTTGACTACAGTAGCAGAGTTGAATTGTTGTGACATAAGTCCTGCAAAGTCTAAATTATTTACTGATTATTTCCCTCTGTTATGAAAATGTTTGCTCACCCCCTTATCTAAGAAGGATAAATTGGAGTAGGAAACAACAGATACAGTTTGAAACAATTTCAAAACCCAAGCAagtgatggcttttttttttttttctggccacgcTGAGTGGCCTGTGGAACTTGGCTGACCagtcaaacctgcaccccctgcagtaaACGCACAGAATCAACcgctggccaccagggaaatccagtgatggctttttaaaaaaaagtcttcaagTTACATTTAGAAGTGATTTTATGTATACTTCGCTCAAGTCGTTGACATCCTTTTACTTGTAAGGTGGTGTTTACTAGGTATACTGCTCCTCATCTAGGAAAAGATTCCCACACCATCATAGTGTGGACCATTTACTGTGCCCCAAAGCATCACTTACTTACTGTTTACCAACAATTATAGTTTTACCactttttgtacagctctttgtatagttttataataaaaaattcatTTGTCCATTGTGTTTGTATTTGCCAAAATTCTCATTCCCTGGCAAGTTGTCGGCAAATCAGTATCCTATTCAGTTGAAAAAGTCATCTAATTGAAAATTTGAAGACAAGACAGTCTGCATTCATACCTAGACCTAGAGTTTATGCCACGAATATTAGTAATATACTTGTGGTTTTTATTCCAACAGTTGCCAGAGTGAGAATCATGAACAACCCTTAGAAAATACAAAGCGATTGACATTTGATAGCTTTATAACAAAAGAATCTTAGATACTGGTACAGATATTTACAGTGTTACAGTTGTCGCTAGGCATATGAGAATGAAAGGAGAGCTGTTGGCACCAtacaatttccttttttaagcACCCAGGTTTCATTGCTCTGGGTTGATAAGGATTTCATCATCAGAATATCATTTGTGTTTTAAGATATGCATCACAGATATGTTGTGAAGTCAAAGGTACTTTCAATACCTGATTTCTCTAAGATTATCAGAGTGgcagaggtgaagtgacttaaATTCTTTGGTGAGCTGTTAGCAAATGTAGGTACACTGTAGGTGTGGCCTTTCTGATGATACCAGGGGAAGAGGTTACACACTTAAACTTGAAGCTGTTTTGAAGTCAGTGCCAAGTAAAAATCTttgctaaaaaaacaaaatacaaaagccTACTAGAGTGAAAGTATAGTGGGTACAGTAATAATGGCTTCTTAGTACATGCTTGCCATAAAAAATACTTTAcatgatttatttcattaaacCATTGCAGTTCTACCAAAGGTGCTAAATGAGTTGGAATATCCCTTTATGGTAAGAAAACTTGAatcccagagaggttaagtaatttaccAAGTCACAACACCCAGTAAGTGATAAGAGTCAGCATCTGAACCTGTGTAGAACTGGAGCCCTTAAAATTCTACTCACCACGGATAAGTTTAAAGCTGGTGTTCTGGTTTTAGTAGTAGGTGTTTTTGTGCTGGCCCTGAAATAGATAAATGTGACTATGGAATTCTAATACATTCGTTTTATTGCCTTGCCAGTAGCTAAAATTTTTTCTGAGAACCTAAGGGTTCTTAAAGCAGCTTCTTTACACAGAGAGTGACAGGGCCTTTTTGTTGTTTAAGTTTTCTCTGTCATTTTTCTCATGACTCTTAAAATCTTTATCAAGTTTTTAAATCTTCAGAAATCTTTTTAAGATCTTCATTCTTTTAGGCATTTATTTTCATGTGAGTGTGGTGTGTTTTTATAAGAATCTGCCCATTTTGTCTTTGACTTGCCTGGTGTTGGTTTGTGACCTCTGAAACTGGATTGTGGTCTGTTGTCTATCATTTACCCCATTATCCTCGGCCTAACTTTTGGGATGAGTTGCATGTACAATGGCAGTCACCCTAGTTGCTACCCTAGCTGCACATTACCTACGGGCACCACAGACACAGAAGTtccttttccttgccttttgttttgtttttacttgttGATCTTATTAATTTGTCTCAAATAAATGTCCGTTCTTtctcattaagatatttttaactAGTTTcaaaaatttctattttctgtatttatatgaCCCTGGGTTCATTGTAAATTttttatgttgg is a genomic window of Ovis canadensis isolate MfBH-ARS-UI-01 breed Bighorn chromosome 5, ARS-UI_OviCan_v2, whole genome shotgun sequence containing:
- the C5H5orf24 gene encoding UPF0461 protein C5orf24 homolog, whose amino-acid sequence is MMHPVASSNPAFCGPGKPSCLNEDAMRAADQFDIYSSQQNKYSHTVSHKPMVCQRQDPLNETHLQTAGGRSIEIKDELKKKKNLNRSGKRGRPSGTTKSAGYRTSTGRPLGTTKAAGFKTSPGRPLGTTKAAGYKVSPGRPPGSIKALSRLADLGYGCGTAAFPYPMIHGRAVHGVEETSSEIKPPNE